From one Bradyrhizobium sp. Ash2021 genomic stretch:
- a CDS encoding CaiB/BaiF CoA-transferase family protein, which translates to MNAQAAPGAMTGLRVIDLTRVLGGPYCTQILADHGADVIKVEPPAGDEVRDWGPPFHDEDAAYFVGINRNKRSIGLDLAAEGGRAVLMKMLESADVLIENFKPGTLDKWSIGNEVLREKFPKLVHCRISGFGGDGPRGGNPGYDAIIQAMTGMIAATGSPESGPMRIGVPLVDISTGLYAAIGILMALSERQRSGLGQFLETTLYETGLAIMHPHTANYFMHGRPPALTGNEHPNLVPYAIFPTRTDNIFIGVGNDGTFRKLAKEIGKPELGADPRFARNKDRIANRDALRQELAAVFSQHDAEPLCDRLLAAGLPAGPVQKIDQALTNPHTVHRGDVIAKDWYKGVASPIRLERTKPSLRRTPPKFSEHSAEVLGEFGYSKGEIDALVAKGVVCGPERKR; encoded by the coding sequence AAGGTCGAGCCGCCCGCCGGCGACGAAGTACGCGACTGGGGTCCTCCGTTCCATGACGAGGACGCCGCTTATTTCGTCGGCATCAACCGCAACAAGCGCTCGATCGGGCTCGACCTCGCCGCCGAAGGCGGGCGCGCGGTGCTGATGAAGATGCTGGAGAGCGCCGACGTCCTGATCGAGAATTTCAAGCCGGGCACGCTCGACAAATGGAGCATCGGCAACGAGGTGTTGCGCGAAAAATTTCCAAAGCTCGTGCATTGCCGGATTTCCGGTTTTGGCGGCGACGGCCCGCGCGGCGGCAATCCCGGCTATGACGCGATCATCCAGGCCATGACCGGCATGATCGCCGCGACCGGCTCGCCCGAAAGCGGCCCGATGCGGATCGGCGTCCCCCTGGTGGATATTTCAACCGGGCTTTATGCGGCGATCGGCATTTTGATGGCGCTGTCGGAGCGGCAGCGATCCGGCCTCGGTCAGTTTCTCGAGACTACGCTGTACGAGACCGGCCTTGCCATCATGCATCCGCACACCGCGAATTATTTCATGCATGGCAGGCCGCCCGCGCTCACCGGCAATGAGCATCCCAATCTCGTGCCGTACGCGATCTTCCCGACCCGCACCGACAACATCTTCATCGGCGTCGGCAATGACGGCACCTTCCGCAAGCTCGCCAAGGAGATCGGCAAGCCCGAACTTGGCGCCGACCCGCGCTTTGCCCGCAACAAGGACCGCATCGCCAACCGCGACGCGCTGCGCCAGGAGCTTGCCGCCGTGTTCAGCCAGCACGACGCCGAACCGCTCTGCGATCGCCTGCTCGCCGCAGGCCTGCCGGCAGGTCCGGTGCAAAAGATCGACCAGGCGCTCACCAATCCGCACACCGTCCATCGCGGCGATGTCATCGCCAAGGACTGGTACAAGGGCGTCGCATCCCCGATCCGGCTGGAACGAACAAAACCCAGCCTGCGTCGCACGCCGCCGAAGTTTTCGGAGCACTCGGCCGAGGTGCTGGGAGAGTTCGGATACTCGAAGGGCGAGATCGACGCGCTGGTGGCCAAAGGCGTGGTCTGCGGGCCTGAGCGGAAGCGCTGA
- the ugpB gene encoding sn-glycerol-3-phosphate ABC transporter substrate-binding protein UgpB, which yields MALRQLGAAAAVAATLALATPAHAVTEIQWWHAMTGPNNDVVVKLANDFNASQNDYKIVPSFKGSYADVLNAGIAAFRAGNAPGIMQVFEVGTATMMAAKGAVKPVSELMKEQGESFDPKSYLPAITGYYSTSKGDMLSFPFNSSSMVMWINLDALKKADIAEPPKTWPEVFADARKLHATSPTCGFSSSWITWGLIEQFSAWHNVPIGSKGNGLDGFDTVLAFNTPLQTKLLEGLVDLQKDKSYDYSGRTNTGEGRFTSGECPMYMTSSAFYPNVKANAKFTYTAVPMPYFPDVNGAPQNSIIGGASLWVMGGKTPEEYKGIAKFFTFLSDTDRQVYLHEVSGYLPITKAAYDKTKTSGFYDKNPILEVPLKELTNKPPTENSRGLRFGGMVQMRDVWSEEIEAALAGKKSAKEALDAAVSRGNAMLRQFERTAAK from the coding sequence ATGGCTCTTCGACAACTCGGCGCTGCTGCGGCAGTCGCGGCAACGCTCGCGCTCGCAACGCCTGCCCACGCTGTGACCGAGATCCAGTGGTGGCATGCGATGACCGGCCCGAACAACGACGTCGTGGTCAAGCTCGCCAATGATTTCAATGCCTCGCAGAACGACTACAAGATCGTCCCGAGCTTCAAGGGCAGTTACGCCGACGTCCTGAATGCCGGGATCGCGGCGTTTCGGGCCGGCAATGCGCCCGGCATCATGCAGGTGTTCGAGGTCGGCACGGCGACCATGATGGCGGCCAAGGGCGCCGTCAAACCGGTTTCCGAACTGATGAAGGAGCAGGGCGAAAGCTTCGATCCCAAATCCTATCTGCCGGCGATCACCGGTTACTACTCGACCTCGAAGGGCGACATGCTGTCGTTTCCGTTCAATTCGTCGAGCATGGTGATGTGGATCAATCTCGACGCGCTGAAGAAGGCCGATATCGCCGAGCCGCCGAAGACCTGGCCGGAGGTGTTCGCCGACGCCAGGAAGTTGCACGCGACCAGCCCGACCTGCGGCTTCTCCTCGTCCTGGATCACCTGGGGCCTGATCGAGCAGTTTTCGGCCTGGCATAACGTGCCGATCGGCAGCAAGGGCAACGGGCTGGACGGTTTCGACACCGTGCTCGCCTTCAACACCCCGCTGCAGACCAAGCTGCTCGAGGGCCTTGTCGATCTGCAGAAGGACAAGAGCTACGACTATTCGGGACGCACCAACACCGGAGAGGGGCGTTTCACGTCGGGTGAATGTCCGATGTACATGACCTCCTCGGCATTTTATCCGAACGTCAAGGCGAACGCCAAGTTCACCTACACCGCGGTCCCGATGCCGTACTTCCCCGACGTCAACGGCGCGCCGCAGAATTCCATCATCGGCGGCGCTTCGCTGTGGGTGATGGGCGGCAAGACGCCGGAGGAATACAAGGGAATTGCAAAATTCTTCACCTTCCTGTCGGACACCGATCGCCAGGTCTATCTGCACGAGGTGTCGGGCTATCTGCCGATCACCAAGGCGGCCTACGACAAGACCAAGACCTCGGGCTTCTACGACAAGAATCCGATCCTGGAAGTCCCGCTGAAGGAATTGACCAACAAGCCGCCGACCGAAAATTCGCGTGGCCTGCGCTTCGGCGGCATGGTGCAGATGCGTGATGTCTGGTCCGAGGAGATCGAGGCAGCTCTCGCCGGCAAGAAGTCGGCGAAGGAAGCCCTCGACGCCGCGGTGTCGCGCGGCAACGCGATGCTCCGCCAGTTTGAGCGCACCGCCGCCAAGTAA
- the ugpA gene encoding sn-glycerol-3-phosphate ABC transporter permease UgpA, with translation MENRAIFSGKLLPYLLILPQLAVSLIFFYWPALQALQQSFLVQDAFGLSTEFVWFENYINLLQTPEYYHAIAVTFVFSALVAFFSLTIGLLLAVMANRNIRGVQIYRTFLIVPYAVAPAVASVLFIFMFQPGLGMIARALQRNGIDWNPVLNGTHAMILVVVVAVWNQISYNFLFFLAGLQAIPRSVIEAAAIDGAKPMRRFWTIIFPLLSPTTFFLIIVNITYVFFNTLGIIDTATGGGPNGATQTLVYKVFQDGKVGTDLGGSAAQSVILMVIVVALTAFQFRYVEKKVHY, from the coding sequence ATGGAAAACCGGGCGATCTTTTCAGGCAAGCTGCTGCCCTATCTTCTGATCCTGCCGCAGCTCGCGGTTTCGCTGATCTTTTTCTACTGGCCGGCGCTGCAGGCCCTGCAACAGTCGTTTCTGGTGCAGGACGCCTTCGGGCTTTCCACCGAGTTCGTCTGGTTCGAAAACTATATCAATCTGCTGCAAACGCCCGAGTACTATCACGCGATCGCCGTCACCTTTGTCTTTTCGGCGCTGGTGGCATTCTTCTCGCTGACGATCGGTCTCCTGCTCGCGGTGATGGCGAACCGCAACATACGGGGCGTCCAGATCTATCGCACCTTTCTCATCGTCCCCTACGCGGTGGCGCCGGCGGTTGCCAGCGTGCTCTTCATCTTCATGTTCCAGCCCGGCCTCGGCATGATTGCGCGCGCGCTGCAGCGCAACGGTATCGACTGGAATCCGGTGCTCAACGGCACCCACGCGATGATCCTCGTCGTCGTCGTCGCGGTCTGGAATCAAATCAGCTACAATTTTCTGTTCTTTCTCGCGGGCCTGCAGGCCATCCCCAGGAGCGTGATCGAGGCGGCCGCGATCGACGGCGCCAAGCCGATGCGGCGGTTCTGGACCATCATCTTCCCGCTGCTGTCGCCAACGACGTTCTTCCTGATCATCGTCAACATCACCTATGTCTTCTTCAACACGCTCGGCATCATCGACACCGCGACCGGCGGCGGCCCCAACGGCGCCACGCAAACGCTGGTCTATAAGGTGTTTCAGGATGGCAAGGTCGGGACCGACCTCGGCGGCTCGGCGGCGCAGTCGGTTATCCTGATGGTGATCGTGGTCGCGCTGACCGCATTTCAGTTTCGCTACGTCGAAAAGAAAGTTCATTACTGA
- the ugpE gene encoding sn-glycerol-3-phosphate ABC transporter permease UgpE encodes MVEHRRFGNLLPHLVLLAGVAIVAFPVYLAVIASTHDNTVIANGQMPLYPGSHAIETYWNTIVSGTGKTTRAPVGGMMLNSLIMALGIAAGKIAISIISAYAIVFFSFRFRMTAFWTIFITLMLPVEVRIFPTYKITSDLHMLDSYAGLILPLIASATATLLFRQFFMTVPKELVEASKIDGAGPIRFFWDTLLPLSVTNIAALFVILFIYGWNQYLWPLLITTRDDMQTIVIGIKKIIDVHDALTEWQVAMATAVLAMLPPVAVVVLMQRLFVKGLIETEK; translated from the coding sequence ATGGTCGAGCATCGCCGATTTGGAAACCTGCTGCCTCATCTGGTCCTTCTGGCCGGCGTCGCGATCGTCGCCTTTCCGGTCTATCTCGCCGTCATCGCCTCCACCCACGACAACACGGTGATCGCCAACGGCCAGATGCCGCTCTATCCGGGCTCGCACGCGATCGAGACCTACTGGAACACCATCGTGTCCGGCACTGGAAAGACCACGCGCGCGCCGGTCGGCGGCATGATGCTGAACAGCCTGATCATGGCGCTCGGTATCGCGGCAGGGAAGATCGCGATCTCGATCATCTCGGCCTACGCGATCGTGTTCTTCTCGTTCCGGTTCCGGATGACCGCGTTCTGGACCATCTTCATCACGCTGATGCTGCCGGTCGAAGTGCGCATCTTTCCGACCTACAAGATCACCAGCGACCTGCACATGCTGGATTCCTATGCCGGGCTGATCCTGCCGTTGATCGCCTCGGCCACCGCGACGCTGTTGTTTCGCCAGTTTTTCATGACGGTGCCGAAGGAACTGGTCGAAGCCTCGAAAATCGACGGCGCCGGACCGATCCGGTTTTTCTGGGATACCTTGCTGCCGCTTTCGGTGACCAACATCGCAGCACTGTTCGTCATCCTCTTCATCTACGGCTGGAATCAGTATCTCTGGCCACTCTTGATTACGACCCGCGACGACATGCAGACCATCGTCATCGGCATCAAGAAGATTATCGACGTGCATGACGCACTGACCGAGTGGCAAGTGGCGATGGCGACCGCCGTGCTTGCGATGCTGCCGCCGGTCGCGGTCGTCGTGCTGATGCAACGCCTCTTCGTCAAGGGCCTGATCGAGACGGAAAAGTGA
- a CDS encoding sn-glycerol-3-phosphate import ATP-binding protein UgpC, whose translation MANVTLRNVRKAYPNGFEAIKGVDVDVADGQFCVLVGPSGCGKSTLLRMVAGLETISSGEIDIGGRIVNQVEPAERDIAMVFQNYALYPHMSVYNNMAYGLRNRRMPQPEIDTRVQEAARILELGAMLDRRPGQLSGGQRQRVAMGRAIVRQPKVFLFDEPLSNLDAKLRIAMRVEIRKLQRRLSTTSIYVTHDQLEAMTLADILVVMNGGQVEQIGNPLDIYQKPATTFVASFIGAPPMNLMPLSADELKSQLAGDSRINDAGILGIRPEDFVVSNETVAGGVALGLTVEAIERVGAETFIYGTRERDVQGVAANPGELPPGEVLVRIPGAIGPAIGQRIRAVAAPDKLHLFTADGRKRIGP comes from the coding sequence ATGGCGAACGTAACCCTCCGCAACGTCCGCAAGGCCTACCCCAACGGATTCGAGGCCATCAAAGGCGTCGATGTCGACGTCGCCGACGGCCAATTCTGCGTGCTGGTCGGCCCCTCCGGCTGCGGCAAGTCCACGCTGTTGCGCATGGTGGCGGGGCTGGAGACCATTTCGAGCGGCGAGATCGACATCGGCGGACGGATCGTCAACCAGGTCGAGCCGGCCGAACGCGACATCGCGATGGTGTTCCAGAATTACGCGCTCTATCCGCATATGAGCGTCTACAACAACATGGCCTATGGCCTGCGCAACCGCCGCATGCCGCAGCCGGAAATCGACACCCGCGTTCAGGAAGCCGCGCGAATTCTCGAACTCGGCGCGATGCTGGACCGCAGGCCGGGGCAGCTTTCCGGCGGCCAGCGCCAGCGCGTCGCGATGGGCCGCGCCATTGTGCGGCAACCAAAGGTGTTCCTGTTCGACGAACCGCTGTCGAATCTCGACGCCAAGCTGCGCATCGCGATGCGGGTGGAAATCCGGAAATTGCAGCGCCGGCTCTCGACGACGTCGATCTACGTCACCCACGACCAGCTCGAGGCGATGACGCTGGCCGACATCCTCGTGGTCATGAATGGCGGCCAGGTCGAGCAGATCGGCAATCCACTCGACATCTACCAGAAGCCCGCGACCACCTTCGTCGCCTCCTTCATCGGCGCCCCGCCGATGAACCTGATGCCGCTAAGCGCCGATGAACTCAAATCGCAATTGGCCGGCGACAGCCGTATCAACGACGCCGGCATTCTGGGAATCCGCCCCGAGGACTTCGTCGTCTCGAACGAAACCGTCGCCGGCGGCGTCGCGCTTGGCCTCACTGTCGAGGCGATCGAGCGCGTCGGCGCGGAAACCTTCATCTACGGCACCCGCGAGCGCGACGTGCAGGGCGTTGCCGCCAACCCCGGCGAATTGCCGCCCGGCGAGGTGCTGGTGCGGATCCCCGGCGCCATCGGCCCCGCCATCGGCCAGCGGATCAGGGCGGTCGCGGCGCCGGACAAGCTGCATCTATTTACCGCCGATGGCCGCAAGCGGATCGGCCCGTGA
- a CDS encoding Hsp20 family protein yields the protein MSRVPSLSSPFLLGFDEIERALDRVVKGADGYPPYNIERCDRNNGQPERLRITLAVAGFTRDQLDVTIEENQLVIRGRQQDDKARQYIHRGIAARHFQRTFVLAEGMQVLGADLKNGLLSIDLARPEPERVVKTIAINEHE from the coding sequence ATGTCTCGTGTTCCTTCGTTATCAAGTCCGTTCCTGCTGGGATTCGACGAAATCGAGCGTGCGCTCGATCGCGTCGTCAAAGGCGCCGACGGTTACCCGCCCTACAATATCGAGCGGTGCGACCGTAATAACGGCCAGCCCGAACGCTTACGCATCACGCTGGCGGTGGCGGGATTTACCCGCGACCAACTCGATGTAACGATTGAGGAAAACCAGCTCGTGATCCGGGGCCGCCAGCAGGACGACAAGGCCCGGCAATACATCCATCGCGGCATCGCCGCGCGCCACTTCCAGCGCACCTTCGTGCTGGCGGAGGGGATGCAGGTGCTGGGCGCGGATCTGAAAAACGGGCTGTTGTCGATCGACCTTGCCAGGCCGGAACCTGAAAGGGTCGTTAAGACAATTGCTATCAATGAACATGAATAA
- a CDS encoding DUF1150 domain-containing protein: protein MSEVSTTFEPESVTIEALAHLGEGHIAYVKQVRSEDVPGLFPQAPKIAPGLKLFALHAADGTPIMLTDSREAAVANAWSNELQAVSVH from the coding sequence ATGAGTGAAGTGAGTACGACGTTCGAACCCGAAAGCGTCACGATCGAGGCGCTGGCCCATCTGGGCGAGGGTCATATCGCCTATGTAAAGCAAGTCCGTTCCGAAGACGTGCCGGGACTGTTTCCCCAGGCGCCGAAGATCGCGCCGGGACTGAAGCTTTTCGCGCTGCATGCCGCCGACGGTACGCCGATCATGCTGACCGACAGCCGCGAAGCGGCGGTCGCGAACGCATGGAGCAACGAGCTGCAGGCCGTCAGCGTCCACTGA
- a CDS encoding tautomerase family protein produces MPTYHCTSPAGLLDAGKKSAIAAEITRIHNAVTGAASFFAQVIYTDVAKGNHFMGGAPLASEQIFVHGFIRAGRSVPDRQRLVTEMVTAIADLSGLTKRLVWVYVTEIPARQMAEYGHILPEPGDEKAWLDGLPAEDRAYMNSVGK; encoded by the coding sequence ATGCCGACATATCACTGCACGTCGCCTGCCGGCCTGCTCGACGCAGGCAAGAAATCGGCGATCGCTGCCGAAATCACGCGCATCCATAACGCGGTGACCGGCGCGGCGTCGTTCTTTGCGCAGGTGATCTACACCGATGTTGCCAAAGGCAACCACTTCATGGGCGGCGCGCCGCTCGCATCGGAGCAGATCTTCGTTCACGGGTTCATTCGTGCCGGCCGCAGCGTTCCCGACCGCCAGCGGCTCGTGACCGAAATGGTGACCGCGATCGCCGATCTCTCGGGACTTACGAAGCGTCTGGTGTGGGTTTACGTGACTGAAATTCCGGCCAGGCAGATGGCCGAATACGGCCATATCCTTCCCGAGCCGGGCGATGAGAAAGCCTGGCTGGACGGGCTTCCGGCAGAAGACCGGGCCTACATGAACTCGGTTGGCAAATAA